The genomic window ACGCTACCAAACAGTTCAGTGAACACAAGAGATCAAACAGCTTAGTCGCAAGATGAAATTAAATCACTCAAACTTCTATAGGTACCAATCAAACAACTAGGATCATATACAACAGCTACAATCTCAatgcagcagcaacaacaacagcaacaacaagaACAACATAGAGCAAAAGTTGTTTTACTACGATCTACTCTACTTCTTCACCGTTCCTTCGAACAGCCGATTGATCCGGGCCTCGACGTCGTCCGGCGTATACTTCACGTACTTATCCCTTCCGGCGTCGGGCATTCCCTTTAGCCTCCCGACGAAGCTCCTGTACGGCGGGAGCACCATCTCAAGCACCGAAACCCGAAGCTCCGCCCGGACCTGCTCGTCGGCCGCGACCCACCCGGACTGCTCCCGGCAGATCTCCTCGAAGTAATTGTTGAAGATTCTAAGCCTCTCCTTCATCGACTTCGCGGTGGCCGCGGTGGCCCCGGCGCTCCCCAGATGGAGCACGGCCACCACCTTGCCCCAGGTGGCGCGCTGGTACTCCCCGCCCCACCGCCGCACGCGCGCCATCATCCGCCGCATCCATTCGTCGCCGAGCAGCACCTCGAGCTCGCTGTCCTTAACCTTCTGGATGATGTAGCGGCCGTTGTTGAGGAGGAAGACGCAGCTGAGGGAGGGATCGGGGTAGATCTTGGACTTGGCCTCGAGGTTGCGCTCGAGCACGTCCATGATCCAGGCGATGTGGACGGCGAGGGAGGAGGTGGGGCGGTCGGGATCGACGGGGGCGGCggggccggcgccggcgccccGGGAGGCGTCGGCGGGCTTGTCCATCGCGCGGGCGTGGGTGGCGGTGTTGAAGCCGCCGGTGAAGAGGGAGTCGGAGACGAAGGGGGTGATGGGGTGGAGGCCGCCCCCGGGCACGGCGGCGCGGGCGGGGTCGCGGCGGATGAGGTTCTCGAGCTCCATGAAGATGCCTCTGATGGAGGAGCCGAGGGCCTTGCACACGGTGGCGACCTCGGCGCGGAGCGCGGCGGAGTAGTGGTCGGCGAAGAGGGGGTCCAGCCCCGGGAGGAGGTCGCGGACGACCTCGTACATGTCGACGACGCGGAAGAGGCGGTCGGGGGCGCGGCTCGCGGCGGCGACGCCGTCGGCGAAGGAGAGGAGCTGGAGCGCGGGGGCGCGGCAGGCGCCGGCGAAGGCGAGGTCGCCGAAGGGGGCGAGCCCGTCGAAGACGCGGTCGCAGAGGCGGCGCTCGCTCGGGATGAGGATGCGGAACACCATCTGGAACGCCCGGATCCAGCGAGAGATCTCGTCCTCGAGCGCGGCCCACGGCGCCGCCTGGACCTCCTCCGCGGTGCGCGGCCGCAGCCCCAGCCGCGCCATGCTCTCCTCGACGAACCCGCGCCGCGCGAGCACGTACGCCTCCGAGCAGTCGCGCCCGAACCCCGCCGCCACCATCCGCGCCGCGATCTCGTGGAGGTCGGAGACCGACCCGGGGGGGAGCGCGTCGATCACGATGTCGTAGTCCGTGACGGGGCGCGCGATCGGGATCTGGCCCTCCCCTTcgtccgcctcctcctcctcctcctccccctcgctCTCCTCCGAGTCGTACGCCCTCGGGCCCCtcgggggcggcggcgccgccgcgtcCGGGCGCTCGATCAGCGACCGGAACTCGTCCTCGAGGCGGAGGACGCACCGCTGGAGGAGCTCGTCGGCGCTGGCGAGGAGCTGCTTGTTCGCGGCCGGGTGCGCGTCGAGGTCGCGGATCGTGTCGAGGAGGTCGTCCACCGCCTCGAGGAACTTGTCGGCGTCGTCGGAGTCGGACCAGATCAGGCGATTTAAGCCCATGAAGTGCGAGATCTGGCGATCGAGGGCCCTCAGCGTCCGCTCGAAGGGCACGCTAtcttccccgccgccgccgccgccgccgccgccgccgccgccggggtcGCGGCGCACGGCGAGCTTGTCGAGGGAGAGGCGCCCGTCGAAGTCGGAGAACTGCTTGATGATGTCCTCCGTCATGGTGTCCGTGCGGCCGAGGGCCTTGGCGATCTGAAGCACGGCGTTGATCAGCCGCTCCTCCCCGTTTTCCGCCATGGCCGATCCCGTGAGCTTCTTCTTCGTTCCCTCCTACTCACTCACACGCCGTCCCCGGGGATCGCCATTGGGGGGCGCCGTGGGGCAAGTGGTgagagctagggttagg from Ananas comosus cultivar F153 linkage group 23, ASM154086v1, whole genome shotgun sequence includes these protein-coding regions:
- the LOC109727780 gene encoding exocyst complex component EXO70B1, translated to MAENGEERLINAVLQIAKALGRTDTMTEDIIKQFSDFDGRLSLDKLAVRRDPGGGGGGGGGGGGEDSVPFERTLRALDRQISHFMGLNRLIWSDSDDADKFLEAVDDLLDTIRDLDAHPAANKQLLASADELLQRCVLRLEDEFRSLIERPDAAAPPPPRGPRAYDSEESEGEEEEEEADEGEGQIPIARPVTDYDIVIDALPPGSVSDLHEIAARMVAAGFGRDCSEAYVLARRGFVEESMARLGLRPRTAEEVQAAPWAALEDEISRWIRAFQMVFRILIPSERRLCDRVFDGLAPFGDLAFAGACRAPALQLLSFADGVAAASRAPDRLFRVVDMYEVVRDLLPGLDPLFADHYSAALRAEVATVCKALGSSIRGIFMELENLIRRDPARAAVPGGGLHPITPFVSDSLFTGGFNTATHARAMDKPADASRGAGAGPAAPVDPDRPTSSLAVHIAWIMDVLERNLEAKSKIYPDPSLSCVFLLNNGRYIIQKVKDSELEVLLGDEWMRRMMARVRRWGGEYQRATWGKVVAVLHLGSAGATAATAKSMKERLRIFNNYFEEICREQSGWVAADEQVRAELRVSVLEMVLPPYRSFVGRLKGMPDAGRDKYVKYTPDDVEARINRLFEGTVKK